Proteins encoded together in one Gemmatimonadota bacterium DH-78 window:
- the secF gene encoding protein translocase subunit SecF gives MRLFANANYKFIEKRRTAYVVSAVTVVVGIVAMLANVALIGSWQNYGVDFTGGSLVQVHFNEDHGVGPVRDALGGASGPEVTRFDGENEFVIRAPLDEGASVDAVRESIEGQLEAAFGPGSFDISRTELVGPKIGAELQQKALLAILFSFALTLIYLAIRFELRFGMAAVIATMHDILITLGFLALFRVEIALPTVAAILTIVGYSLNDTIVVFDRIRENMAAKGARKLDQIELIDRSINETLPRTVLTSGTTLAVLVALLLVGPAVIRDFSLVLILGVMIGTYSSIFVASPALVEIRKRMGDGDRDRKKRRPQAASV, from the coding sequence ATGCGCCTCTTCGCCAACGCGAACTACAAGTTCATCGAGAAGCGTCGCACCGCCTACGTGGTGTCGGCGGTCACGGTCGTGGTCGGGATCGTCGCGATGCTCGCCAACGTCGCCCTGATCGGGTCCTGGCAGAACTACGGAGTGGACTTCACGGGCGGCTCGCTCGTGCAGGTGCACTTCAACGAGGACCACGGGGTGGGGCCGGTACGCGATGCCCTCGGGGGTGCCTCGGGACCGGAAGTCACCCGGTTCGATGGCGAGAACGAGTTCGTCATTCGCGCACCGCTCGACGAGGGCGCCTCGGTCGACGCCGTCCGCGAGTCGATCGAGGGGCAGCTCGAGGCCGCCTTCGGCCCGGGGTCGTTCGATATCTCGCGCACGGAGCTGGTCGGGCCGAAGATCGGCGCCGAGCTCCAGCAGAAGGCGTTGCTCGCGATCCTGTTCTCCTTCGCGCTCACGCTCATCTATCTCGCCATCCGGTTCGAGCTTCGTTTCGGCATGGCGGCCGTGATCGCGACCATGCACGACATCCTGATCACGCTGGGCTTCCTGGCGCTGTTCCGGGTCGAGATCGCCCTGCCCACCGTGGCCGCGATCCTGACCATCGTCGGATACTCGCTCAACGACACCATCGTGGTGTTCGATCGCATCCGTGAGAACATGGCGGCGAAGGGCGCGCGGAAGCTCGATCAGATCGAGCTGATCGACCGCTCGATCAACGAGACCCTGCCGCGCACGGTGCTCACCTCCGGCACCACGCTCGCCGTGCTCGTCGCTCTCCTCCTGGTCGGGCCCGCCGTGATCCGCGACTTCTCGCTGGTGCTGATCCTCGGAGTGATGATCGGAACCTACTCGTCGATCTTCGTGGCCTCGCCGGCGCTGGTGGAGATCCGCAAGCGCATGGGCGACGGCGATCGCGACCGGAAGAAGCGGCGCCCGCAGGCCGCTTCGGTCTGA
- the mutL gene encoding DNA mismatch repair endonuclease MutL yields MSRRIRVLPDAVANQIAAGEVVERPASVVKELVENALDAGATRIDVEIESGGKRRIRVADDGHGMERADAILSLDRHATSKIQSPEDLRGIASFGFRGEALPSIAAVSRLRLETRGDDEVGTLIRSTGGRILEVVDHARRRGTTIEVQTLFFNAPARSRFLKSSAAEARAVSETLTSLALAHREATLRLVSGDRTLLDLPGTDDPRERVAALWGDDAAESLIPVYLPLGGTVVSGLVQRPDAARPGVRRAHLFVGSRPFREPALLRAAERGYRTTIPQGVRPWIFLHLDVPAGSVDVNVHPAKAEVRFRDRAAVEEAVEAAVRAALSEAASAAPLGRSAPIEAPVVRERPRESTPPPSRPAAGRGTDQMALFVSAPAPSDAPASSSSASSDEDDRETPATPSAVEPLEMGRPRLTQYHRQWIVAEAREGLLIIDQHAAHERVLFERLMRSWGEGGADAQRLLFPLTLRLTPEEIHEVEQVKNLLARAGFEIDLFGSDTVIVHTVPDPHPWFDAERCVREMIAELTEGTSDLMRAARNQHERIAMTFACKGAIKAGQLLSDAEMHELFDALFATELPWHDVHGRPTVVRLSNAELERKFGR; encoded by the coding sequence ATGAGTCGACGTATACGGGTGCTTCCCGACGCGGTGGCCAACCAGATCGCCGCGGGCGAGGTGGTGGAACGGCCGGCGTCGGTGGTCAAGGAGCTCGTGGAGAACGCCCTCGACGCCGGGGCGACCCGGATCGACGTCGAGATCGAGTCCGGAGGCAAGCGGCGCATCCGGGTGGCCGACGACGGGCACGGCATGGAGCGCGCAGACGCGATTCTGAGCCTCGATCGGCATGCCACCTCCAAGATCCAGTCGCCCGAAGACCTGCGCGGGATCGCCAGCTTCGGTTTTCGAGGCGAGGCGCTCCCGAGCATCGCCGCCGTCTCGCGACTCCGTCTCGAGACCCGGGGCGACGACGAGGTGGGCACGCTGATCCGGTCCACCGGGGGACGAATCCTCGAGGTGGTCGACCACGCGCGGCGCCGCGGAACCACGATCGAGGTGCAGACCCTCTTCTTCAACGCCCCCGCCCGCAGCCGCTTCCTGAAGTCGTCGGCCGCCGAGGCCCGGGCCGTGTCGGAGACCCTCACGTCGCTCGCCCTGGCCCACCGGGAGGCCACGCTGCGGCTCGTGTCGGGGGATCGCACCCTGCTCGACCTTCCGGGCACCGACGATCCACGCGAACGCGTGGCGGCCCTGTGGGGCGACGACGCCGCCGAGTCGCTGATCCCGGTGTACCTCCCGCTCGGCGGCACGGTCGTGAGCGGGCTGGTCCAGCGACCCGATGCGGCGCGCCCCGGTGTGCGGCGAGCCCACCTCTTCGTGGGGTCGCGTCCGTTTCGGGAGCCGGCGCTGCTGCGGGCGGCCGAGCGCGGATATCGCACCACCATTCCCCAGGGGGTGCGGCCCTGGATCTTCCTTCACCTCGACGTGCCCGCCGGGTCGGTGGATGTGAACGTGCACCCGGCGAAGGCGGAAGTGCGCTTCCGCGATCGCGCCGCGGTGGAGGAGGCCGTCGAGGCCGCCGTGCGGGCCGCCCTCTCGGAGGCCGCGAGCGCGGCCCCCCTCGGGCGCTCCGCCCCGATCGAGGCGCCGGTGGTGAGGGAGCGGCCCCGGGAGTCGACCCCGCCGCCCAGCCGCCCGGCGGCGGGCCGCGGGACCGACCAGATGGCCCTCTTCGTATCGGCGCCCGCCCCTTCCGATGCGCCCGCGTCGTCGTCGTCGGCGTCGTCGGACGAGGACGACAGGGAGACGCCGGCGACGCCGTCCGCGGTCGAGCCGCTCGAGATGGGGCGGCCTCGGCTGACCCAGTACCACCGGCAGTGGATCGTGGCCGAGGCGCGCGAAGGGCTGCTCATCATCGACCAGCATGCCGCCCACGAGCGCGTGCTGTTCGAGCGGCTGATGCGCAGCTGGGGAGAGGGAGGGGCCGACGCCCAGCGACTGCTCTTCCCGCTCACCCTGCGGCTCACCCCCGAAGAGATCCACGAGGTGGAGCAGGTGAAGAACCTGCTCGCTCGGGCCGGGTTCGAGATCGATCTCTTCGGCTCCGATACGGTGATCGTCCATACGGTGCCGGATCCGCATCCATGGTTCGATGCCGAGCGGTGCGTGCGCGAGATGATCGCCGAGCTCACGGAGGGCACGAGCGATCTCATGCGGGCGGCGCGCAATCAACACGAGCGGATCGCGATGACCTTCGCCTGCAAGGGCGCCATCAAGGCCGGCCAGCTCCTCTCCGACGCCGAGATGCACGAGCTCTTCGACGCGCTCTTCGCGACCGAGCTCCCGTGGCACGACGTTCATGGACGCCCCACGGTCGTCCGGCTGTCCAACGCCGAGCTCGAGCGGAAGTTCGGGCGATGA
- a CDS encoding type III pantothenate kinase, protein MQLVLDVGNTETVVGAVTGRDRVEGHWRISTQVPRTADEYVYLLRGMLRDAGFGGERFDRAVLASVVPAATDVLVPTLERLVEGGVINVDAESELPIRLEVDDPRTVGADRIVNTLAAREIFGRDTIAVDLGTATTYDCITAEGVFVGGVIAPGVSAGLEWLGRRTAKLPRVEMVPPETVVGTRTETCIRSGIFYGVIDGIDGMVARIREEWGRPEALVVATGGFAPLVGPHTRSVEVTEPFLTLYGLAIAGELLTDR, encoded by the coding sequence ATGCAGCTGGTTCTTGATGTGGGGAACACCGAGACGGTGGTCGGGGCCGTGACGGGCCGCGATCGGGTGGAGGGCCACTGGCGCATCTCCACGCAGGTGCCGCGGACCGCCGACGAGTACGTCTACCTGCTTCGGGGCATGTTGCGCGATGCCGGCTTCGGCGGAGAGCGGTTCGACCGCGCCGTGCTGGCGTCGGTGGTGCCGGCCGCCACCGATGTGCTGGTGCCCACCCTGGAGCGACTCGTGGAGGGCGGTGTGATCAACGTCGACGCGGAGTCGGAGCTGCCCATCCGGCTGGAGGTCGACGACCCGCGTACCGTGGGCGCCGACCGCATCGTGAACACCCTCGCGGCGCGCGAGATCTTCGGGCGCGACACCATCGCGGTCGACCTGGGGACCGCCACCACCTACGACTGCATCACCGCCGAGGGCGTCTTCGTGGGGGGGGTGATCGCCCCGGGGGTCTCGGCGGGACTCGAGTGGCTCGGCCGCCGAACGGCCAAGCTGCCCCGCGTCGAGATGGTTCCGCCCGAGACGGTGGTCGGCACGCGCACCGAGACCTGCATCCGCTCCGGAATCTTCTACGGGGTGATCGACGGCATCGACGGCATGGTGGCCCGCATCCGCGAGGAGTGGGGGCGGCCCGAGGCGCTGGTGGTGGCGACCGGGGGATTCGCACCCCTCGTGGGGCCGCACACCCGCTCGGTGGAGGTCACCGAACCCTTCCTCACGCTCTACGGGCTGGCCATCGCCGGCGAGTTGCTCACCGATCGGTAA
- a CDS encoding TatD family hydrolase, whose translation MLFDSHCHLTADAFDDDRELVLARARDVGVRGLVTIASDADDAEAALAWTAQHDGVWSTAGVHPHAAERATPEALRRVRDLLDHPSVVAVGECGLDFHYDNAPRDAQFAAFRAQIRMAGETGLSLVVHSRDADVEMIRELRGDAGAVTGVLHCFTGGDALLDAALEADWYVSFSGIATFKRYEGGDQVRRVPADRLLVETDSPYLAPVPHRGRRNEPAFVAHTAAVVAEMRGLEVDELSELTRRNAHRFYGLPHPTSSP comes from the coding sequence ATGCTCTTCGACAGCCACTGTCACCTGACGGCGGACGCGTTCGACGACGATCGCGAGCTCGTACTCGCACGGGCTCGCGACGTCGGCGTCCGGGGGTTGGTCACCATCGCCTCCGACGCGGACGACGCGGAGGCCGCTCTCGCGTGGACCGCGCAGCACGATGGGGTGTGGAGCACCGCGGGCGTGCATCCTCACGCGGCCGAGCGGGCGACCCCGGAGGCGCTCCGCCGAGTTCGCGATCTGCTCGACCATCCCTCGGTCGTGGCGGTGGGGGAGTGCGGTCTCGATTTCCACTACGACAACGCCCCCCGTGACGCGCAGTTCGCAGCCTTCCGGGCGCAGATCCGCATGGCGGGCGAAACGGGACTCTCCCTCGTCGTGCATTCCCGCGATGCGGATGTCGAGATGATTCGCGAGCTGCGCGGGGACGCTGGCGCCGTCACCGGGGTGCTGCACTGCTTCACCGGAGGCGACGCGCTGCTCGACGCGGCGCTCGAGGCCGACTGGTACGTCTCCTTCAGCGGGATCGCGACCTTCAAGCGGTACGAGGGCGGGGATCAGGTGCGCAGGGTGCCGGCCGACCGGCTCCTGGTCGAGACAGACTCGCCCTATCTCGCGCCGGTGCCGCATCGCGGCCGGCGCAACGAGCCCGCCTTCGTCGCGCACACCGCGGCCGTCGTGGCCGAGATGAGGGGGCTCGAGGTCGATGAGTTGAGCGAGCTCACCCGCCGCAACGCGCATCGATTCTACGGATTGCCGCACCCGACCTCCTCCCCATGA
- a CDS encoding squalene/phytoene synthase family protein: MTATAPPTLNELLHAASRTFALGIDLLPEPLRSEIELAYLVLRVSDYLEDNESMAPEEKAPLLDRWSAALRAGAPDAELAARLEAVADTTPDALVARNVTRVHQALAAMRPSARGVIIRHTADSTDGMARWTRRGPDIPDEAALDDYMHEVAGRVGWLLTDLFALDIPAVAREHGRMMVLGREFGLALQTVNVIRGLHGDWERGWVFLPRSYLPGEGPEPVALLDGTLERPDIERLVLDRLVDKAERHLEAARGYLAVLPRRRHGVRLFCLLPYLFAVRTLAISRANPRVFREETKIGRADVTRIVRDARLFGWSNQWIRWYGRRLRDTAVAPA; the protein is encoded by the coding sequence ATGACCGCAACCGCACCACCGACCCTCAACGAGCTGCTCCACGCGGCGAGCCGCACCTTCGCCCTGGGCATCGATCTCCTTCCGGAACCGCTGCGCTCGGAGATCGAGCTGGCGTACCTGGTGTTGCGGGTCTCGGACTACCTCGAAGACAACGAGTCGATGGCACCCGAGGAGAAAGCGCCGCTCCTCGACCGATGGTCCGCGGCGCTGCGAGCAGGGGCGCCCGATGCCGAACTGGCGGCCCGTCTGGAAGCGGTGGCCGACACCACTCCCGATGCGCTCGTCGCTCGCAACGTCACGCGCGTCCACCAGGCGCTGGCGGCCATGAGGCCCAGCGCCCGCGGCGTGATCATCCGGCATACCGCCGACTCCACCGACGGCATGGCGCGGTGGACCCGTCGCGGACCCGACATTCCCGACGAAGCCGCCCTCGACGACTACATGCACGAGGTGGCGGGGCGCGTGGGGTGGCTCCTGACCGATCTCTTCGCGCTCGACATTCCGGCGGTCGCCCGCGAGCACGGGCGGATGATGGTGCTCGGCCGGGAGTTCGGTCTCGCCCTTCAAACGGTGAACGTGATTCGGGGACTCCACGGCGACTGGGAGCGCGGATGGGTGTTCCTGCCCCGCTCCTACCTGCCCGGCGAGGGCCCGGAGCCGGTGGCGCTGCTCGACGGCACCCTCGAGCGCCCCGACATCGAGCGCCTCGTGCTCGATCGGCTCGTCGACAAGGCCGAGCGGCATCTCGAGGCGGCCCGGGGGTACCTGGCCGTACTCCCGCGTCGTCGGCACGGCGTCCGTCTCTTCTGCCTGCTGCCCTACCTGTTCGCGGTACGCACCCTGGCGATCTCGCGGGCCAACCCCCGGGTCTTCCGAGAGGAGACCAAGATCGGGCGCGCCGATGTGACCCGGATCGTACGGGACGCCCGTCTCTTCGGGTGGAGCAACCAGTGGATCCGCTGGTACGGTCGGCGCCTGCGCGACACGGCGGTCGCGCCCGCCTGA
- a CDS encoding undecaprenyl-diphosphate phosphatase — MMSIWEALILGFVQGATEFLPVSSSGHLVVAQELLDVHVEGVLFEVAVHVATLVSIVLVYRERIGGLLAGMLRREREAWEYAGLIVAATIPAAVIGLAFEDRLEALFDDPVVPGVAFLVTGVLLWSSRGALARGPEARPVLRVAILIGLAQALALVPGISRSGSTVVAALWLGVAPIEAAAFSFLMAVPAIAGAAVLQIPDVLAGPIEVSTAALLAGGVAAAVTGVLAIKTFVEMLRRRSFHHFALYLWVVGVAYLAWLALR, encoded by the coding sequence ATGATGAGCATCTGGGAGGCCCTGATCCTGGGCTTCGTGCAGGGCGCGACCGAGTTCCTGCCCGTGTCGAGCTCCGGGCACCTCGTGGTGGCCCAGGAACTCCTCGACGTGCATGTCGAGGGGGTGCTCTTCGAGGTGGCCGTCCACGTGGCCACGCTGGTGTCGATCGTGCTCGTCTACCGCGAACGCATCGGCGGTCTGCTCGCGGGCATGCTGCGGCGGGAGCGCGAGGCCTGGGAGTACGCGGGATTGATCGTCGCGGCCACGATCCCCGCGGCCGTGATCGGGCTGGCCTTCGAAGACCGGCTCGAGGCCCTCTTCGACGACCCCGTCGTGCCCGGAGTCGCCTTTCTGGTGACCGGGGTGCTGCTGTGGTCCTCGCGCGGCGCCCTGGCGCGCGGGCCGGAGGCGCGACCGGTGCTGCGCGTCGCGATTCTGATCGGGCTCGCCCAGGCGCTGGCGCTCGTGCCGGGCATCAGTCGGTCGGGCAGCACCGTGGTTGCCGCGCTCTGGCTCGGGGTCGCCCCGATCGAAGCGGCGGCCTTCTCCTTCCTGATGGCCGTGCCGGCGATCGCCGGCGCCGCGGTGCTTCAGATTCCCGACGTGCTCGCGGGCCCGATCGAGGTGAGCACCGCGGCTCTGCTGGCCGGAGGGGTGGCTGCGGCGGTGACGGGCGTGCTCGCGATCAAGACCTTCGTGGAGATGCTGCGTCGCAGGAGCTTCCACCACTTCGCCCTGTACCTTTGGGTGGTCGGCGTGGCCTACCTCGCCTGGCTGGCCCTGCGCTGA
- the nadC gene encoding carboxylating nicotinate-nucleotide diphosphorylase: MLPFDLDALVARALAEDVGSGDVTTRWTVPPGMAGVAEIRAKAPVVVAGLGPARRVFEAVDPGLDLEIEVADGAARAPGERVLTVRGSLASILTAERTALNFLGRLSGVATLTRRFVEAVGGTSARVIDTRKTTPGWRELEKAAVRAGGGTNHRMGLHDMVLVKENHIAAAGGVREAIAGVRANNTRGLEVEIEVRSLDELEVALDLGVERVLLDNMSPDLLREAVQRARARSASPPLLEASGNVDLDTIADVAASGVDLISVGALTHSAPVADLSLRVVEGGGVGSPSA; this comes from the coding sequence ATGCTCCCGTTCGATCTCGATGCCCTCGTCGCCCGCGCCCTCGCAGAGGACGTCGGATCCGGAGACGTGACCACTCGGTGGACGGTGCCCCCCGGCATGGCCGGCGTGGCCGAGATCCGGGCGAAGGCGCCGGTGGTGGTCGCGGGTCTGGGGCCGGCCCGGCGCGTCTTCGAGGCGGTCGATCCCGGTCTGGATCTCGAGATCGAGGTCGCCGACGGGGCCGCCCGTGCACCGGGCGAGCGCGTGCTGACGGTGCGAGGATCGCTCGCGTCGATCCTGACGGCCGAGCGGACCGCGTTGAACTTCCTCGGCAGGCTGTCGGGGGTGGCCACGCTCACGCGACGATTCGTGGAGGCCGTCGGCGGGACCTCGGCTCGGGTGATCGACACCCGCAAGACCACACCCGGGTGGCGAGAACTCGAGAAGGCGGCCGTGCGAGCGGGCGGGGGCACCAACCACCGCATGGGACTGCACGACATGGTGCTGGTGAAGGAGAACCACATCGCCGCGGCCGGTGGAGTGCGCGAGGCGATCGCCGGAGTTCGGGCGAACAACACGCGCGGGCTCGAGGTGGAGATCGAGGTGCGCTCGCTGGACGAACTCGAAGTGGCCCTCGACCTCGGCGTGGAGCGTGTGCTTCTCGACAACATGTCGCCCGACCTGCTTCGCGAGGCGGTGCAGCGCGCGCGGGCTCGCTCGGCGTCGCCGCCGCTGCTCGAGGCGTCCGGCAACGTCGACCTCGACACGATCGCGGACGTCGCCGCATCGGGCGTCGACCTGATCAGCGTCGGCGCGCTCACCCACTCCGCGCCGGTGGCCGACCTCTCGCTCCGCGTGGTCGAGGGCGGCGGGGTGGGTTCGCCTTCGGCCTGA
- the miaA gene encoding tRNA (adenosine(37)-N6)-dimethylallyltransferase MiaA has protein sequence MRPRVLALTGPTTSGKTAVGLALARRLGGEIISMDSRQVYRGMDIGTDKVRADERRGVPHYGLDLVDPDERYSAGRFARDARTWIAEIEQRGHLPVLVGGTGFFLRAVLTPIFQEPPLDAERRRRLRAWLGARPLDLLERWVGRLDPDRAALAVEGGRQRLLRTLEVPLLTGRSLSWWHREAPSDGPAVPALVVCLECERDELDRRIDARVSRMVERGFLDEVRGLMDRGYDAADPGMSGTGYREVAEALEGRRSLDDALDEMRRQTRRYARRQLTWFRNQLPDDAVRLDVNLGAEALVERIEALWKERRTTTTATGNDA, from the coding sequence ATGAGGCCCCGCGTGCTGGCTCTCACCGGGCCCACCACCTCCGGAAAGACGGCGGTCGGGCTGGCCCTGGCTCGACGGTTGGGGGGCGAGATCATCTCCATGGACTCCCGGCAGGTGTATCGGGGCATGGACATCGGTACCGACAAGGTGCGGGCCGACGAGCGGCGGGGCGTGCCCCACTACGGACTCGATCTGGTGGACCCCGACGAGCGCTACTCCGCGGGCCGGTTCGCCCGCGATGCGCGCACCTGGATCGCCGAGATCGAGCAGCGCGGGCACCTGCCGGTGCTCGTGGGGGGCACCGGATTCTTCCTGCGCGCGGTGCTCACCCCGATCTTTCAGGAGCCGCCCCTCGACGCGGAGCGGCGGCGTCGCCTGCGGGCCTGGCTCGGGGCCCGTCCGCTCGATCTGCTCGAGCGGTGGGTGGGGCGGCTCGACCCCGATCGCGCGGCGCTCGCGGTGGAGGGCGGACGGCAGCGCCTGCTCCGCACGCTCGAGGTGCCGCTCCTCACGGGACGGTCCCTGAGCTGGTGGCACCGCGAGGCGCCTTCCGACGGCCCTGCGGTACCCGCGCTGGTCGTCTGTCTCGAGTGCGAACGCGACGAGCTCGATCGGCGGATCGACGCCCGCGTGTCGCGCATGGTGGAACGGGGGTTCCTGGACGAGGTGCGCGGGCTGATGGACCGCGGCTACGATGCGGCCGACCCCGGCATGAGCGGCACCGGGTATCGCGAGGTGGCCGAAGCTCTGGAGGGCCGTCGCAGCCTGGACGACGCTCTGGACGAGATGCGACGGCAGACCCGTCGCTACGCCCGTCGGCAGCTGACCTGGTTTCGAAACCAGCTGCCCGACGATGCGGTTCGACTCGACGTGAACCTGGGCGCGGAGGCGCTGGTCGAGCGGATCGAGGCGTTGTGGAAGGAACGCCGGACCACCACCACCGCGACGGGGAACGACGCATGA
- the groES gene encoding co-chaperone GroES — MATSAATNIQPLADRVVVKPVEESEQMHGSLYVPDTAKEKPQQGEVVAVGPGKVADNGDRVAPELEVGNRVLYGKYSGTEVTVGGEQYLILRESDVLAVLG; from the coding sequence ATGGCTACTTCCGCTGCGACGAACATCCAGCCGCTCGCGGACCGCGTCGTCGTGAAGCCCGTCGAGGAGTCCGAGCAGATGCACGGCAGCCTCTACGTGCCCGACACCGCCAAGGAGAAGCCCCAGCAGGGCGAGGTCGTCGCCGTCGGCCCCGGCAAGGTCGCCGACAACGGGGATCGCGTCGCTCCCGAGCTCGAGGTCGGAAACCGGGTTCTCTACGGCAAGTACAGCGGCACCGAGGTGACCGTCGGAGGAGAGCAGTACCTGATCCTCCGCGAGTCCGACGTGCTCGCGGTACTCGGCTGA
- a CDS encoding biotin--[acetyl-CoA-carboxylase] ligase, translating into MRATHWQGEPVSVWEAVWGVPLVEAWSELGSTNDRARTLARAGTPAWTVVVADHQTSGRGRVGRRWITPAGTALTASIVLRPRSHAHAGLLPLLTGVAVARAIDRLEPGGVAVGLKWPNDVWLAGGKLAGILCEAVGEAVVVGVGLNLRPAPDAEPDPDRNGASDLESATGRPWRAGALLGALIAELRRCCAVPRVRFEGAVAREWADRDILRGRRVRIGAVEGVALGPGADGALKVRRPDGAVTAVRAGHVEWSPDEPPPSTNGS; encoded by the coding sequence ATGCGCGCCACCCACTGGCAGGGGGAGCCCGTCTCCGTGTGGGAGGCCGTGTGGGGTGTGCCGCTCGTGGAGGCGTGGTCGGAGCTGGGGTCCACGAACGATCGCGCGCGAACGCTGGCCCGGGCGGGAACTCCGGCGTGGACGGTGGTGGTGGCCGACCACCAGACGTCGGGGCGGGGCAGGGTGGGCCGCCGCTGGATCACTCCGGCAGGAACCGCGTTGACCGCCTCGATCGTGCTGCGGCCCCGGTCGCATGCCCACGCCGGCCTGCTCCCTCTGCTCACGGGCGTGGCCGTGGCTCGCGCGATCGATCGGCTGGAGCCGGGCGGCGTCGCGGTCGGCCTCAAGTGGCCCAACGACGTCTGGCTCGCCGGGGGCAAACTCGCCGGGATTCTATGCGAGGCGGTGGGCGAGGCCGTGGTGGTGGGGGTGGGGCTGAATCTGCGCCCGGCCCCGGATGCGGAGCCCGATCCGGACCGCAACGGTGCCAGCGACCTCGAGTCGGCCACCGGACGTCCCTGGCGGGCCGGCGCGCTCCTGGGCGCGTTGATCGCCGAACTCCGGCGCTGCTGTGCCGTGCCTCGGGTTCGGTTCGAGGGAGCCGTCGCGCGGGAGTGGGCGGATCGCGACATTCTGAGGGGCCGGCGGGTGCGGATCGGCGCGGTGGAGGGCGTCGCCCTCGGACCGGGAGCCGACGGCGCCCTCAAGGTGCGACGGCCGGACGGTGCGGTGACGGCGGTGCGGGCGGGTCACGTGGAGTGGTCGCCCGACGAACCGCCTCCTTCGACGAATGGGAGCTGA